Proteins from a genomic interval of Polaribacter sejongensis:
- a CDS encoding lipoate--protein ligase gives MIFIDNEGCTDPKLNLALEEYALRNFDASTDYLLFYINAPSIIIGRNQNTLEEINQEYIDKKGIKVVRRISGGGAVYHDLGNLNFSFITNHDGKSISNFKKFTEPVIRVLNELGVNAELKGRNDILVDEKKISGTAQFSTGKRMISHGTLLFDTDMSEVGKALQVKMSKIQSKGHKSVRSRVANISEFLKDPITMDQFKKQLLTGLFEAKEAFEIHKLTEVEWKAVKELKAAKYDLWDWNFGNSPKFNIQRNKRFPIGEIDLRIFVEKGHISDFKIYGDFFGRQPVTDLENLLIGVPYDKNEISKKLDQITVADYFGILENSEFVDLVYGND, from the coding sequence ATGATTTTTATTGATAATGAGGGCTGTACAGATCCTAAACTAAACTTAGCATTAGAAGAATACGCGTTAAGAAACTTTGATGCTTCAACAGATTATTTATTATTTTATATTAATGCACCTTCTATTATAATTGGTCGTAATCAAAATACTTTAGAAGAAATTAACCAAGAATATATCGATAAAAAGGGTATAAAAGTAGTTAGGCGTATTTCTGGCGGAGGAGCCGTTTATCATGATTTAGGAAATTTAAATTTCAGTTTTATCACCAATCACGACGGTAAAAGTATTAGTAATTTTAAAAAGTTTACAGAACCTGTAATTCGTGTTTTAAACGAATTAGGCGTAAATGCCGAGTTAAAAGGTAGAAACGATATTTTGGTTGATGAAAAGAAAATCTCTGGAACAGCTCAGTTTTCTACCGGAAAAAGAATGATTAGTCATGGTACTTTATTGTTCGATACAGATATGAGTGAAGTAGGGAAAGCGCTTCAAGTAAAAATGAGTAAAATTCAATCTAAAGGACATAAATCGGTTAGAAGTCGTGTTGCAAATATTAGTGAGTTTTTAAAAGACCCCATAACAATGGATCAGTTTAAAAAACAATTACTTACTGGTTTGTTTGAAGCGAAGGAAGCATTTGAAATTCATAAATTAACCGAAGTAGAGTGGAAAGCTGTAAAAGAATTAAAAGCAGCAAAATATGATTTGTGGGATTGGAATTTTGGAAATTCACCGAAGTTTAACATTCAACGCAATAAACGATTTCCAATAGGAGAAATAGATCTGCGTATTTTTGTTGAAAAGGGACATATTTCTGACTTTAAAATTTATGGTGACTTTTTTGGTAGGCAACCTGTCACAGACCTTGAAAATTTATTAATTGGTGTTCCTTACGATAAAAATGAAATCAGTAAGAAGTTAGATCAAATAACTGTTGCTGATTATTTCGGGATATTAGAAAACTCAGAATTTGTAGATCTTGTATATGGTAATGATTAA
- a CDS encoding DoxX family protein — protein sequence MKTTKIIYYISTALLTVIMLFSAGMYIFNHEAVAALFTNFGYPTYIIYPYAIAKLLGLVALWFLSNKTIKEWAYAGFFFAFIFAFFAHVMIGDGEQGASIAAMVFLITSYITNKKITNVRS from the coding sequence ATGAAGACTACAAAAATTATATATTATATTTCTACTGCATTATTAACTGTAATCATGCTTTTTTCTGCGGGTATGTATATATTTAATCATGAAGCAGTAGCAGCATTGTTTACCAATTTTGGTTATCCTACTTACATCATTTATCCCTATGCAATTGCAAAATTATTAGGTTTAGTGGCTTTATGGTTTTTATCAAATAAAACAATAAAAGAATGGGCATATGCAGGTTTCTTCTTCGCATTTATTTTTGCCTTTTTTGCACACGTAATGATTGGAGACGGAGAACAAGGAGCTTCAATTGCAGCGATGGTGTTTTTAATCACTTCTTATATTACGAACAAAAAAATAACAAATGTCAGAAGTTAA
- a CDS encoding OsmC family protein translates to MSEVKKSEVVLTNKNFLAEAKTRNHYLTMDQSVAAGGGDTGATPVEYLLTAIGGCVSMTLRTYAERRGWDIGEISVNVSQLKDENGTYLTEEISFEKEITAEQRKKLLVFAGKCPVAKMVKGETKIITTIQ, encoded by the coding sequence ATGTCAGAAGTTAAAAAATCTGAAGTTGTTTTAACAAACAAGAATTTTCTTGCAGAAGCAAAAACGAGAAATCATTATTTAACGATGGATCAATCTGTTGCTGCTGGAGGAGGAGATACTGGTGCAACTCCGGTTGAATATCTATTAACTGCAATCGGTGGTTGTGTTTCAATGACATTAAGAACCTATGCCGAAAGAAGAGGTTGGGATATAGGTGAAATATCAGTAAATGTTTCTCAGCTGAAAGATGAAAACGGCACTTATTTAACAGAAGAAATATCCTTTGAAAAAGAAATAACAGCAGAACAAAGAAAGAAGTTGTTAGTTTTTGCCGGTAAATGTCCGGTTGCAAAAATGGTGAAAGGAGAAACTAAAATTATAACTACAATTCAGTAA
- a CDS encoding NADPH-dependent FMN reductase: MKKILAFAGSTSSTSINKQLATFAAENLENTSFDVVDLRDFSLPIFSEDEEKNGFPEDAQKFSDLLDNYDGFILSLAEHNGSYAAAFKNIFDWSSRIEAQVFRDKPLLLMATSPGARGGQSVLETALSRFSWQGAKELISFSLPSFYDNFKEGTIVNTELLASLKEQVNTFENAVNQ; the protein is encoded by the coding sequence ATGAAAAAAATATTAGCATTTGCAGGTAGTACAAGTTCTACTTCTATCAATAAACAATTAGCAACATTTGCAGCAGAAAATTTAGAAAATACTTCTTTTGACGTAGTCGATTTAAGAGACTTTTCATTACCAATTTTTAGTGAAGACGAAGAAAAAAATGGTTTTCCAGAAGATGCACAAAAGTTTTCTGATTTACTAGATAATTACGATGGTTTTATTCTGTCTTTGGCAGAGCATAACGGTTCTTATGCAGCAGCTTTCAAAAATATTTTTGATTGGAGTTCTAGAATAGAAGCACAAGTTTTTAGAGACAAACCCTTATTATTAATGGCAACTTCACCAGGAGCAAGAGGAGGTCAATCTGTATTAGAAACTGCACTTTCTCGATTTTCATGGCAAGGCGCAAAAGAATTAATCTCTTTTTCTTTGCCAAGTTTTTACGATAATTTTAAAGAAGGTACAATTGTAAATACCGAATTATTAGCATCCTTAAAAGAACAAGTGAATACATTTGAAAATGCTGTAAATCAATAA
- a CDS encoding glutaredoxin family protein — protein MKIVLYGRAGHAYTVAFKNFLNSTDVPYIYKDISKDAEAREHSKELYGGVAKYPTLFVDDKIYLTPTTEEFNKIMQDLSLRA, from the coding sequence ATGAAAATAGTTTTATACGGAAGAGCAGGACACGCTTATACAGTAGCATTTAAAAATTTTCTAAATTCAACAGATGTTCCTTATATCTATAAAGATATTTCTAAAGATGCAGAAGCAAGAGAACATAGTAAAGAATTGTATGGTGGCGTAGCAAAATATCCAACATTGTTTGTAGATGATAAAATTTATTTAACTCCAACTACAGAAGAGTTTAATAAGATTATGCAAGATTTAAGTTTAAGGGCGTAG
- a CDS encoding MarR family winged helix-turn-helix transcriptional regulator, with amino-acid sequence MGDISKDIKSKFVSNKLKALINIKYTANWLSSKENEFFKPYGISPQQYNILRILRGSKGQIKVQVVKDRMIERAPNATRLMDKLCEKNLIERERCEHDRRVVFVKINEKGLELLSNIDDNNNLLFLEKLTEEEATTLSDLLDKMR; translated from the coding sequence ATGGGAGACATTTCTAAAGACATAAAATCTAAATTTGTAAGCAATAAATTAAAGGCTTTAATCAACATAAAATACACTGCAAATTGGTTAAGTAGTAAAGAAAATGAGTTTTTTAAACCTTACGGAATTTCGCCACAACAGTATAATATTTTAAGAATTTTACGAGGATCAAAAGGTCAAATTAAGGTGCAAGTTGTAAAAGATAGAATGATAGAAAGAGCACCTAATGCAACCCGCTTAATGGACAAATTATGCGAAAAAAACTTAATTGAAAGAGAGCGTTGTGAACATGATAGAAGGGTTGTATTTGTGAAAATTAATGAAAAAGGTTTAGAATTATTATCTAATATAGACGATAATAACAACCTTTTGTTTCTAGAAAAGTTAACAGAAGAAGAGGCGACAACTTTAAGTGATTTATTAGATAAAATGAGATAA
- a CDS encoding pirin family protein gives MKKIIHTASTRGHANHGWLEANHSFSFANFYDAKRIQFGALRVLNDDLIAPSMGFGTHPHKNMEIITIPLKGVLKHKDNMANDWIPVLPGEVQVMSAGKGVYHSEINGSANEHLGLFQIWIMPEKNEVTPRYDQKGFDIKDRKNKLQLLVNSFNSDDDSLKIHQDAQVYRIDLDKNQDFNYQLKSKNRGVYVMNISGDFEIDSTKLGSRDAVGIYETDSFVIKSLSNSELLLIEVPM, from the coding sequence ATGAAAAAAATAATTCATACTGCATCCACAAGAGGGCACGCAAATCATGGATGGTTAGAAGCAAATCATTCATTTAGTTTTGCTAATTTTTATGATGCAAAGAGAATACAATTTGGAGCATTAAGAGTTTTAAATGACGATTTAATTGCACCAAGCATGGGGTTTGGCACACATCCTCATAAAAACATGGAGATTATTACAATTCCATTAAAAGGTGTTTTAAAACATAAAGACAATATGGCAAATGATTGGATTCCCGTCTTGCCAGGTGAAGTACAAGTAATGTCTGCCGGAAAAGGAGTGTATCATTCAGAAATAAATGGTTCTGCAAATGAACATTTAGGTTTATTTCAAATCTGGATAATGCCGGAAAAAAATGAAGTTACTCCAAGATATGACCAAAAGGGATTTGATATAAAAGACAGAAAAAATAAATTGCAGTTATTGGTAAATTCTTTTAATTCTGATGATGATAGCTTAAAAATACACCAAGACGCCCAGGTTTATAGGATTGATTTAGATAAAAATCAAGATTTTAACTATCAGTTAAAAAGTAAGAACCGTGGAGTATATGTAATGAATATTTCTGGCGATTTTGAGATTGATTCAACAAAACTAGGTAGTCGAGACGCTGTAGGTATTTATGAAACAGATAGTTTTGTGATTAAAAGCCTATCTAATTCTGAATTATTATTGATAGAAGTACCCATGTAA
- a CDS encoding NADPH-dependent 2,4-dienoyl-CoA reductase, giving the protein MKYKHIFEPLDLGFTTLKNRILMGSMHTGLEEERNGLERIAAYYAERARGGVGLIVTGGIAPNIQGWTAPLSARMSTKKHAKKHQKITAAVHKEGGKICMQILHSGRYGYHPFNVAPSKIKSPITPFKPFKLTQSGINRTIRDFVNSAKLSKEAGYDGVEIMGSEGYLINQFIVKRTNKRSDEYGGSYENRMRLPIELVKQTREAVGLEFIIIYRLSMLDLVENGSSWEEVVQLGKEIEKAGATIINTGIGWHEARIPTISTSVPRAAFTWVTKKMKEELSIPLITSNRINMPETAEKILAEGDADMISMARPFLADSEWVNKAAEEKADEINTCIGCNQACLDHVFQQKVASCLVNPRACHETELNYYETVLKKKIAVVGAGPAGLAAATIAAERGHFVTLFDADKEIGGQFNIAKQIPGKEEFYETLRYFNKQIELHNVTVKLNTKVSVEDLKSSEFEEIIIATGIKPRALKIEGINHPKVLSYIDVLKLKKPVGKRVAVIGAGGIGFDVSEYLTHEGASTSLNINAWLKEWGIDKNLEARAGIENVKPAFEPSPREVFMFKRSKGKFGGNLGKTTGWIHRSTLKKKKVQFIGEVSYTKIDDEGLHYVQNEEAKILKVDNIVICAGQVPFKELYQPLLDAGKKVHVIGGADFASELDAKRAINQGARLAADL; this is encoded by the coding sequence ATGAAATATAAACACATTTTTGAACCATTAGATTTAGGTTTTACAACTTTAAAAAATAGAATTTTAATGGGTTCTATGCATACAGGTTTAGAGGAGGAAAGAAACGGTTTAGAAAGAATCGCGGCTTATTATGCAGAGCGAGCAAGAGGTGGAGTTGGATTAATTGTTACCGGAGGGATTGCCCCAAATATACAAGGTTGGACAGCTCCATTATCAGCAAGAATGTCTACCAAAAAACACGCAAAAAAACATCAGAAAATAACAGCAGCAGTCCACAAAGAAGGTGGTAAAATTTGCATGCAAATACTACATTCAGGTCGTTATGGCTATCATCCGTTTAATGTTGCGCCTTCCAAAATAAAATCACCAATAACACCATTTAAACCTTTTAAGTTAACACAATCGGGAATTAATAGAACTATTAGAGATTTTGTGAATTCTGCCAAATTATCTAAAGAAGCAGGTTATGATGGTGTAGAAATTATGGGATCTGAAGGTTATTTAATCAATCAATTTATTGTAAAAAGAACCAATAAAAGAAGCGATGAGTATGGTGGAAGTTATGAAAACAGAATGCGTTTGCCTATTGAACTGGTAAAACAAACACGAGAAGCTGTCGGGTTAGAGTTTATTATTATCTACAGATTATCGATGTTAGATTTGGTAGAAAATGGCTCATCCTGGGAAGAAGTTGTACAATTAGGTAAAGAAATAGAAAAAGCAGGAGCAACGATAATAAATACAGGAATTGGTTGGCACGAAGCTAGAATACCAACTATTTCAACATCAGTTCCTAGAGCAGCTTTTACTTGGGTTACTAAAAAAATGAAAGAAGAATTATCGATTCCTTTAATCACTTCTAACAGAATAAATATGCCTGAAACGGCAGAAAAAATATTGGCAGAAGGGGATGCAGATATGATTTCTATGGCGCGTCCTTTTTTAGCAGATTCAGAATGGGTAAATAAAGCAGCAGAAGAAAAAGCAGATGAAATTAATACGTGTATTGGTTGTAATCAAGCTTGCTTAGATCATGTATTTCAACAGAAAGTAGCAAGTTGCTTGGTAAACCCTAGAGCTTGTCATGAAACGGAATTGAATTATTATGAAACCGTACTTAAAAAGAAAATTGCAGTTGTAGGTGCAGGACCTGCAGGATTAGCAGCAGCTACAATTGCGGCAGAAAGAGGTCATTTTGTAACGTTGTTTGATGCTGATAAAGAAATTGGAGGTCAGTTTAATATTGCAAAACAAATTCCGGGTAAAGAAGAGTTTTATGAAACCTTGCGTTATTTCAACAAACAAATAGAGCTACACAATGTAACTGTAAAATTAAATACTAAAGTTTCTGTAGAAGATTTAAAATCTTCAGAATTTGAAGAAATTATAATTGCAACAGGAATTAAACCAAGAGCATTAAAAATAGAAGGCATCAATCACCCAAAAGTTTTGAGTTATATTGATGTTTTAAAATTGAAAAAACCGGTAGGAAAACGAGTTGCAGTAATTGGTGCAGGTGGAATTGGTTTTGACGTTTCAGAATATTTAACACATGAAGGAGCATCTACATCCTTAAATATTAATGCTTGGTTAAAAGAATGGGGAATCGATAAAAACTTAGAGGCTAGAGCCGGAATTGAAAATGTAAAACCAGCATTTGAACCTTCACCAAGAGAAGTGTTTATGTTTAAAAGAAGCAAAGGGAAATTTGGTGGGAATTTAGGTAAAACAACTGGGTGGATTCATAGATCTACTTTAAAAAAGAAGAAAGTGCAGTTTATTGGTGAGGTTTCTTATACGAAAATTGATGATGAAGGGTTGCATTATGTTCAGAATGAAGAAGCTAAAATTTTAAAGGTAGATAACATTGTTATTTGTGCAGGTCAAGTTCCTTTTAAAGAATTGTATCAACCTTTGTTAGATGCTGGTAAAAAAGTACATGTTATTGGTGGTGCCGATTTTGCAAGTGAATTAGATGCAAAAAGAGCTATTAATCAAGGTGCACGATTGGCGGCAGATCTTTAA
- the lpxD gene encoding UDP-3-O-(3-hydroxymyristoyl)glucosamine N-acyltransferase — MKSFSVEEITSLLKGEQIGLCKDIIYAPEQIENATKGNVTFIGNSKYAKLWENSNASVAIVYEGITILPEEGKAFIKVKNPDLAMAVLLEAFEPESPYFETDIHPTAVIDKTVTLGKGCKVGANSYVGKNVVLGDNVTIYPNVSIFDDTTIGNETVIWSGTVIRERTKIGSHCIFHVNVSIGADGFGYRPSPDGRGLVKIIHIGNVVIGNAVEIGANSCVDRGKFSSTILGDGCKIDNLVQIGHNSVLGRCCIMAGHSGLAGSVTLGDGVIIGGSASIKDHVTIHSGAKVGAGSGVIADIAAGKSVVGYPACDSREKMKQWVALRKLGRS; from the coding sequence ATGAAATCATTTTCTGTAGAAGAAATAACATCACTTTTAAAAGGTGAACAAATTGGGCTTTGTAAAGATATAATATATGCGCCAGAACAAATTGAAAATGCTACAAAAGGGAATGTTACTTTTATAGGTAACTCTAAATATGCAAAATTATGGGAGAATTCTAACGCTAGTGTTGCAATTGTTTATGAAGGAATAACAATTTTACCAGAAGAAGGTAAAGCGTTTATCAAAGTTAAGAATCCAGATTTGGCGATGGCAGTTTTATTAGAAGCTTTTGAGCCAGAGTCGCCTTATTTTGAAACGGATATTCATCCGACGGCAGTAATAGATAAAACAGTAACATTAGGAAAAGGTTGTAAAGTAGGTGCAAATTCTTATGTTGGTAAAAATGTAGTACTGGGAGATAATGTAACCATTTATCCTAATGTATCCATTTTTGATGATACTACAATTGGCAACGAGACTGTAATTTGGTCTGGAACCGTTATTAGAGAACGTACTAAAATTGGTAGTCATTGTATTTTTCATGTAAATGTGAGTATTGGAGCTGATGGCTTTGGCTATAGACCAAGTCCTGATGGAAGAGGGTTAGTGAAAATTATTCATATAGGAAATGTAGTTATCGGAAATGCTGTTGAAATTGGAGCAAATTCATGTGTTGATCGTGGTAAATTTAGTTCTACTATTTTAGGAGATGGCTGTAAGATTGATAATTTGGTACAAATAGGGCATAATTCTGTTTTAGGAAGATGTTGTATTATGGCAGGACACAGTGGTTTAGCAGGTTCTGTAACTTTAGGAGATGGTGTAATTATTGGAGGAAGTGCTTCTATAAAAGACCATGTTACCATACATTCTGGGGCAAAAGTAGGTGCTGGTTCTGGTGTTATTGCAGATATTGCAGCTGGTAAATCTGTAGTTGGTTATCCTGCTTGTGATTCTAGAGAAAAAATGAAACAATGGGTAGCTCTGCGTAAACTTGGTAGAAGCTAG
- a CDS encoding CAL67264 family membrane protein, with protein sequence MNKNTVLGFATLIMILVGLGLIALGAFRYNEVAGWGFAAVGFGFFCIAWVFNALKGRV encoded by the coding sequence ATGAATAAAAATACAGTATTAGGCTTTGCTACGCTTATTATGATACTTGTTGGCTTAGGTTTAATAGCTTTAGGGGCTTTTAGATATAATGAAGTTGCCGGATGGGGATTTGCGGCAGTTGGTTTTGGTTTCTTTTGTATTGCATGGGTTTTTAATGCATTAAAAGGAAGAGTATAA
- the ettA gene encoding energy-dependent translational throttle protein EttA produces MSDDKKVIFSMNKLSKTYKSTGKQVLKDIYLSFFYGAKIGILGLNGSGKSTLLKIIAGVEKNFQGDVTFAPGYKVGYLEQEPQLDPEKTVLEVVKEGVAETVAILEEYNKINDMFGLEEVYSDADKMDKLMAQQAVLQDKIDAANAWELDTKLEIAMDALRTPDSDKKIGVLSGGEKRRVALCRLLLQEPEILLLDEPTNHLDAESVHWLEHHLAQYKGTVIAVTHDRYFLDNVAGWILELDRGEGIPWKGNYAEWLDQKSKRMAQESKTASKHQKTLERELDWVRQGAKGRQTKQKARLKNYDKLMSQDQKQTDEKLEIYIPNGPRLGTNVIEATGVSKAFGEKLLYDNLEFNLPQAGIVGIIGPNGAGKTTIFKMIMGEEKPDGGSFSVGETAKIAYVDQAHSDIDPEKTIWENFSDGQDLVMMGGKQVNSRAYLSRFNFSGSEQNKKVNTLSGGERNRLHLAMTLKEEGNVLLLDEPTNDLDVNTLRALEEGLDNFAGCAVVISHDRWFLDRVCTHILAFEGNSEVYFFEGGFSEYEENKKKRLGGDLMPKRIKYRKLIR; encoded by the coding sequence ATGAGCGACGATAAGAAAGTAATCTTTTCGATGAATAAGTTGTCTAAAACTTATAAATCAACAGGGAAACAAGTTTTAAAAGATATTTATTTAAGCTTCTTTTATGGAGCAAAAATTGGTATTCTTGGTTTAAATGGATCAGGAAAATCAACTTTATTAAAAATTATTGCAGGAGTAGAAAAGAATTTTCAAGGAGATGTTACTTTTGCTCCAGGTTATAAGGTTGGGTATTTAGAACAAGAGCCACAATTAGATCCAGAAAAAACAGTTTTAGAAGTTGTAAAAGAAGGAGTTGCAGAAACAGTTGCAATTTTAGAAGAGTACAATAAAATAAACGACATGTTTGGTTTAGAAGAAGTCTATTCTGATGCAGATAAGATGGATAAACTAATGGCACAACAAGCAGTTTTACAAGATAAAATTGACGCTGCTAATGCTTGGGAATTAGATACCAAATTAGAAATTGCAATGGATGCGTTAAGAACGCCAGATTCTGATAAGAAAATCGGAGTACTTTCTGGAGGTGAAAAAAGACGTGTTGCTTTATGTAGATTATTATTACAAGAACCAGAAATTTTATTATTAGATGAGCCTACCAATCACTTGGATGCAGAATCTGTACATTGGTTAGAGCACCATTTAGCACAATATAAAGGAACTGTTATTGCTGTAACGCATGATAGATATTTCTTAGATAATGTTGCTGGTTGGATTCTTGAATTGGATAGAGGTGAAGGAATTCCTTGGAAAGGAAATTATGCTGAATGGTTAGACCAAAAGTCTAAGAGAATGGCACAAGAAAGTAAAACAGCTTCAAAACATCAAAAAACATTAGAAAGAGAATTAGATTGGGTTCGTCAAGGAGCAAAAGGTCGTCAAACAAAGCAAAAAGCTCGTTTGAAGAATTATGACAAGTTAATGAGTCAAGATCAAAAGCAAACAGACGAAAAATTAGAAATCTACATTCCTAATGGACCACGTTTAGGTACCAATGTTATAGAAGCAACAGGTGTTTCTAAAGCATTTGGAGAAAAATTATTATATGATAATTTAGAGTTTAATCTTCCGCAGGCAGGAATTGTAGGTATTATTGGTCCCAATGGAGCTGGTAAGACTACTATTTTTAAAATGATTATGGGAGAAGAAAAACCTGATGGAGGAAGTTTTTCTGTAGGTGAAACTGCAAAAATTGCATATGTAGATCAAGCCCATTCAGACATTGACCCAGAAAAAACAATTTGGGAAAACTTTTCTGACGGACAAGATTTAGTAATGATGGGAGGTAAGCAAGTTAATTCTAGAGCTTATTTAAGTCGTTTTAATTTCTCTGGTAGTGAGCAAAACAAAAAAGTAAATACACTTTCTGGTGGAGAGCGTAACCGTTTGCATTTAGCAATGACGTTAAAAGAAGAAGGAAACGTTTTATTATTAGATGAGCCTACCAACGATTTAGATGTAAATACATTAAGAGCATTAGAAGAAGGTTTAGATAACTTTGCTGGTTGTGCGGTTGTAATTAGTCACGATAGATGGTTTTTAGATAGAGTTTGTACACATATTTTAGCTTTTGAAGGGAATAGTGAAGTGTATTTCTTTGAAGGTGGTTTCTCTGAATATGAAGAAAACAAAAAGAAACGTTTGGGTGGAGATTTAATGCCAAAACGAATTAAATACAGAAAGTTAATTAGATAA
- a CDS encoding sensor histidine kinase, whose amino-acid sequence MFNNKLFSFQEKSTNITYDSIAKTVVFYSKQRDNEKALFYSKKMLQKSLNNKNEKQKAESYYRIAQFQRKLRANDSAFYFYNKSKELYRQQNDSIQIARCLRDIAIIESSYGNYINSNISAINGLEYLKGRSASAIASIYNTLAINSKKQNLFKQAIYNYKQALTFISSTSGNIVIKNNMANVYKEQKEYSKSISILEELLKGDITSQKTKARIIDNLAHIKWLNNPNINILKDLLLAKSIRVKEKDTYGLIASYSHLSDFFYKKNRSKSLFYADKMYEVSKKEKSPQDQIEAIDKIIGLQTAQKAINYYKESIRLRDSLQEVESKHQYKFATIKYNYEEEEKQKLKFQTLATENILVAEKEKSQKKNVLIIGFLSISSLLFLIYRRKEQHKKRILQENYNTETRIAKKLHDELGNDIFNTLTKVQNTKINTEEIINDLDKIYLQTRAISHENDSIETGSNFENYFRNLVASYNSDTCKIILKDLSSLDLNNLTKEKQIVMYRVFNELFVNMKKHSKASLVVLACKKTNHNLEISYADNGVGFKDDTIIFKNGLKNMETRIKTINGTIKFENKPNKGLKVYIHFKN is encoded by the coding sequence TTGTTTAATAATAAATTGTTTTCTTTTCAAGAAAAATCAACCAATATTACTTACGATAGTATTGCTAAAACGGTTGTTTTTTATAGTAAACAAAGAGATAATGAGAAGGCATTATTTTATTCTAAAAAAATGCTTCAAAAATCATTAAATAATAAAAATGAAAAACAAAAAGCAGAATCGTACTATAGAATTGCACAATTTCAAAGAAAATTAAGAGCTAATGATAGCGCTTTCTATTTTTATAATAAATCTAAAGAATTATACCGTCAACAAAATGATAGTATTCAAATAGCAAGATGTTTACGAGACATAGCTATTATAGAATCTTCTTACGGTAATTATATTAATAGTAACATATCTGCAATTAATGGATTAGAATATTTAAAGGGGAGGAGTGCAAGTGCTATAGCCTCCATTTACAATACTTTAGCAATAAATTCTAAAAAACAAAATTTATTTAAACAAGCTATTTATAATTATAAGCAAGCATTAACTTTTATTTCAAGTACAAGTGGCAATATTGTAATTAAAAATAATATGGCTAATGTATATAAAGAGCAAAAAGAGTATTCTAAATCAATTTCAATTTTAGAAGAATTATTAAAAGGTGACATTACTAGTCAAAAAACTAAAGCAAGAATTATTGATAATTTAGCTCATATTAAATGGTTAAATAATCCAAATATAAATATCTTAAAAGATTTATTACTGGCAAAATCTATCAGAGTTAAGGAAAAAGATACTTACGGATTAATTGCAAGTTATAGCCATTTGTCAGATTTTTTTTATAAAAAGAATAGAAGCAAATCATTATTTTATGCTGATAAAATGTATGAAGTATCAAAAAAAGAAAAAAGTCCGCAAGATCAAATAGAAGCTATAGATAAAATTATAGGACTTCAAACAGCTCAAAAAGCCATTAATTATTATAAAGAAAGTATTCGTTTAAGAGACAGTTTACAAGAAGTAGAGTCTAAACATCAATACAAGTTTGCTACTATTAAATACAATTATGAAGAAGAAGAGAAACAAAAACTCAAGTTTCAAACATTAGCAACAGAAAACATTTTAGTTGCTGAAAAAGAAAAAAGTCAGAAGAAAAATGTTTTAATTATTGGTTTTTTATCAATTTCTAGTTTATTATTTTTGATTTATAGAAGAAAAGAACAGCACAAAAAACGAATCTTACAAGAGAATTATAATACTGAAACAAGGATTGCGAAAAAATTACATGATGAATTAGGGAATGATATTTTTAATACCCTCACAAAAGTTCAAAATACTAAAATTAATACCGAAGAAATTATAAACGATTTAGATAAAATCTATTTACAAACACGAGCTATTTCTCACGAAAATGACTCTATTGAAACGGGATCTAATTTTGAAAATTATTTTAGAAATCTAGTAGCAAGTTATAATTCTGATACTTGTAAAATTATATTAAAAGATTTGTCTTCTTTAGATTTAAATAATTTAACCAAAGAGAAACAGATTGTTATGTATCGGGTTTTTAATGAGTTGTTTGTAAATATGAAAAAGCATAGTAAAGCGAGCTTAGTCGTTTTAGCATGCAAGAAAACAAATCATAATTTAGAAATAAGTTATGCAGATAATGGTGTAGGATTTAAGGATGATACTATTATTTTTAAAAATGGACTTAAAAATATGGAAACCCGTATAAAAACTATTAATGGAACTATTAAATTTGAAAATAAGCCGAACAAAGGTTTAAAAGTGTATATCCATTTTAAAAATTAA